In one window of Palaemon carinicauda isolate YSFRI2023 chromosome 2, ASM3689809v2, whole genome shotgun sequence DNA:
- the LOC137626665 gene encoding uncharacterized protein isoform X2: MAMTSVFKLFMMCFGICHAGTITENKNRQTILEASVFSGESLHLAIWTTDKNAQLLPSSNCDLKDHGKEKLEPNVWNYITVTKRITGLVHGVREDFETTRLPLHEFAYPCTVKVMGRGLESWLMSMNCFESQTLSALNSGAPRPPPRINNHRGNQVNIINISSNNVSTQSEHDYEIVEDFRTNVWVNGLNGNRRSQSQASDGNGYIQPIPVRDSLRNPPRPLLPIIIRPSH, translated from the exons ATGGCCATGACTAGTGTTTTTAAGCTATTTATGATGTGCTTTGGGATTTGCCACGCAG GTACAATTACAGAGAACAAAAATAGACAAACCATTCTGGAAGCATCTGTGTTCTCCGGCGAAAGTCTTCACTTGGCGATTTGGACAACTGATAAAAATGCTCAACTGCTGCCAAGTTCAAATTGTGATTTGAAGGACCACGGGAAGGAGAAACTCGAACCTAATGTGTGGAACTACATCACAGTTACCAAACGA ATTACAGGATTGGTCCATGGAGTCCGAGAAGACTTTGAGACAACGCGACTCCCTCTCCATGAATTTGCATATCCATGTACTGTTAAAGTGATGGGCAGAGGTTTGGAATCATGGCTCATGAGCATGAACTGCTTCGAGTCCC AAACACTTTCTGCTCTGAACTCAGGGGCTCCACGTCCACCCCCACGTATCAACAACCACAGAGGCAATCAGgtgaacatcatcaacatatcctcTAACAACGTCTCGACCCAATCCGAACACGACTATGAGATCGTAGAGGATTTCAGGACTAACGTTTGGGTAAATGGTCTCAATGGTAATCGTCGAAGCCAGAGCCAAGCTTCGGATGGGAATGGGTATATTCAGCCCATCCCTGTgag GGACAGTCTACGCAATCCACCCCGGCCTCTGCTTCCAATAATCATCCGACCATCCCACTAG
- the LOC137626665 gene encoding uncharacterized protein isoform X1, translated as MAMTSVFKLFMMCFGICHAGTITENKNRQTILEASVFSGESLHLAIWTTDKNAQLLPSSNCDLKDHGKEKLEPNVWNYITVTKRITGLVHGVREDFETTRLPLHEFAYPCTVKVMGRGLESWLMSMNCFESHFENYRARAVSAAIVILPMISCLLIIALVALNIYYNPKAKSKFSCFFKETLSALNSGAPRPPPRINNHRGNQVNIINISSNNVSTQSEHDYEIVEDFRTNVWVNGLNGNRRSQSQASDGNGYIQPIPVRDSLRNPPRPLLPIIIRPSH; from the exons ATGGCCATGACTAGTGTTTTTAAGCTATTTATGATGTGCTTTGGGATTTGCCACGCAG GTACAATTACAGAGAACAAAAATAGACAAACCATTCTGGAAGCATCTGTGTTCTCCGGCGAAAGTCTTCACTTGGCGATTTGGACAACTGATAAAAATGCTCAACTGCTGCCAAGTTCAAATTGTGATTTGAAGGACCACGGGAAGGAGAAACTCGAACCTAATGTGTGGAACTACATCACAGTTACCAAACGA ATTACAGGATTGGTCCATGGAGTCCGAGAAGACTTTGAGACAACGCGACTCCCTCTCCATGAATTTGCATATCCATGTACTGTTAAAGTGATGGGCAGAGGTTTGGAATCATGGCTCATGAGCATGAACTGCTTCGAGTCCC ATTTTGAGAATTACCGTGCAAGGGCTGTCAGCGCCGCTATCGTCATTCTGCCAATGATAAGTTGTCTGCTGATCATCGCTTTGGTAGCTCTTAATATCTATTACAATCCGAAGGCTAAATCAAAGTTTTCATGTTTCTTCAAAG AAACACTTTCTGCTCTGAACTCAGGGGCTCCACGTCCACCCCCACGTATCAACAACCACAGAGGCAATCAGgtgaacatcatcaacatatcctcTAACAACGTCTCGACCCAATCCGAACACGACTATGAGATCGTAGAGGATTTCAGGACTAACGTTTGGGTAAATGGTCTCAATGGTAATCGTCGAAGCCAGAGCCAAGCTTCGGATGGGAATGGGTATATTCAGCCCATCCCTGTgag GGACAGTCTACGCAATCCACCCCGGCCTCTGCTTCCAATAATCATCCGACCATCCCACTAG